A single window of Rhodamnia argentea isolate NSW1041297 chromosome 5, ASM2092103v1, whole genome shotgun sequence DNA harbors:
- the LOC115730531 gene encoding uncharacterized protein LOC115730531, giving the protein MSIDPALPVASFAWDILKRVVVPVKRQFGYVISSKSYAQDLQKEVGKLAYEAEMVHNAVEVARNNCRNVYSHVTGWQAKVEKALKEAGELLEEFEKASKSCCYGTLPDPNCRYQFSRKAKDKIELLQRLARECSEFRDISFIDPAPGNVTAASAPSAKDDGVFESRASIQREIMAALADNRNSVVGVHGMGGTGKSTLLEEVERRIREERSFDLVAKADVSENPDIKRIQEEIAYGLGLSDIKKEENVSLRAKLLRERLEDEERTKQENDEGKKKKKKVLIILDNLWKRLDLKSVGIPCGHDNKVIGCKLLLTSRFQDVLSRDMGCDRDFLLDALKEEEAKRLFERTVGDKVHHDPFKSLVDEALNKCAGLPFLIIAMANVFRDADFREWKDVLRQIEMSTNRGLSERINEMLQLSYSRFKGEDGKEVKSLLRLCVVYGVSKPSLENLVRYSVGSRLFREDSSMEEVRDRLSSLIQTLKASSFLLADEKDADVFKIHDLVRGFVASVASRDDPLLVLKNHDKSVIELPKDKLKSCTSLCFPYVDMEELPEELDCPEMRIFLLFTNNGSLKVPSSCFNSMRKLMVLHLSRVRLTRSPSPFQFLENLHTLCLNDCSLEDVAMISELKRLCVLSFANSKIQQLPKEIGQLVELRLLDLNHCSKLEIIEPGVLGSLMKLEELYMENSFDRWNAVEQTPPTNAGLIELNNLKNLCTLHVSILDPSVLPQDLNVEKLTKYQIRIGDVPRWQSHNVSSTLELSSTLELRLDPMSDILRKGCIQTLLGKTDGLFLDGLNGIEQSICALSQKGFPKLKHLQVENSPSVHHVLQLPSHTEFRMLELLLFHNLINLEKICNNHISSNSFSALKVVRVENCDKMEVLFPLSLLRELPQLEEIQVVNCHLMREIVEVDDCGKLELRNLHVLNLCDLPNMKNFCTAGMAPSSCTSNDHVGTQVAFFNGQQVAFPSLETLRIWCMNSIDIIWDNQVATESFRKLKSLSIYGCDKLGLSKLKRVWDKELHSQVKFQCLRSVTVSECESLTSLFPASVARDLTQLEELKIDECGGIVELIEKDGLDPRDLSDIVEAKEGPRHELKAIPPFSRFFQHLKTLDVSFCDGLSKMFTPTIAGNLVELTKLRISKCKMLTEVICDDGGEEGLVVVFNQLKYMELDGLMGLRCFSSSKYALMFPLVEDVIVTGCPSMKFFSEGPINTPKLERVQVSTEAWFWEENLNITIQNMFKEMATVAGVKFMQLSEFPELIEKWHGELIPIKPSWQLESLVVDKCPSFTNAIPFRLIPVLNEVQRLQVCDCELLEEVFNLEGLEGVRSTRVLPSLRFLDLVNLPKLWRLWNNHLQGMLRFNMIFSLILYKCSNLRHAFTPLMARCFANLWVMEIKECGQMEGVIAEEEGQGSAVEKITFPYLYRMKLECLPNMTSFLSGKNHRLECPSLEELTIANCPKMRSLTWQPLMEIDHRTPSLFTPEVQFPKLKSMFLTHMENLSKIWMDSPRDTLTFEHLREVKVENCKSLENLFPHWVATSLNQLKKLRVEFCAIEEIVASGDNNPHSTTAQVLFPQLTSPMFHDMPQLKSFCPNLPTLNWPFMKEFRVTHCDKPNMFPSVATMNKWPQSDDHQDISNQETHSSFEKFDNIISSQDILSEFDGASGDEFLRIGTSRDSFNDRKFGASNRDDGNRM; this is encoded by the exons atgtcaATCGATCCTGCCCTTCCTGTTGCATCTTTTGCATGGGATATCTTGAAGCGGGTAGTTGTTCCTGTCAAGCGCCAATTCGGATACGTGAtctcctccaagagctacgcCCAGGACCTTCAGAAGGAAGTTGGGAAGCTTGCGTACGAGGCTGAGATGGTCCACAATGCCGTCGAAGTGGCTAGAAACAATTGCCGGAATGTCTACAGTCATGTCACGGGGTGGCAGGCAAAGGTTGAGAAGGCCTTGAAGGAGGCGGGAGAGCTGTTGGAAGAGTTTGAAAAAGCGAGTAAGAGTTGCTGCTACGGGACTCTTCCCGACCCCAAttgtcgctatcagttcagcaggaAGGCCAAGGATAAGATCGAGCTCCTTCAGCGACTCGCTCGAGAATGCAGTGAATTCAGGGACATCTCCTTCATTGATCCTGCTCCGGGGAATGTCACTGCGGCCTCCGCTCCTTCTGCCAAGGACGATGGCGTCTTCGAATCCAGAGCTTCGATCCAACGTGAAATCATGGCCGCTCTTGCTGATAACCGCAACAGCGTGGTTGGGGTTCATGGGATGGGCGGGAccggcaagtccacccttttggaagaggttgaaagaagaataagggaAGAGAGGTCGTTCGATCTGgtcgctaaggccgacgtgtcggaAAATCCAGACATCAAGAGGATTCAAGAAGAGATCGCGTACGGGTTGGGCCTTAGTGacataaagaaggaagagaatgtcaGCTTGCGAGCGAAGCTTCTGCGTGAGAGGCTAGAAGATGAGGAGAGgacgaaacaagaaaatgatgaggggaagaagaagaagaagaaggtgctcataatactggacaacctgTGGAAAAGGCTTGACTTGAAATCAGTGGGCATTCCTTGCGGACACGACAACAAAGTCATAGGATGCAAGTTGCTGTTGACTTCAAGATTCCAAGATGTTTTGAGTAGGGATATGGGCTGCGACAGGGACTTCCTCCTCGATGcgctgaaggaggaagaggcaaaaagacTGTTTGAGAGGACGGTGGGCGACAAAGTTCATCACGATCCATTCAAATCCTTGGTGGATGAAGCACTCAACAAAtgtgcaggtttgcctttcctaattatTGCAATGGCGAATGTTTTTAGAGACGCGGATTTTCGCGAATGGAAGGATGTTTTGAGACAAATCGAGATGTCTACAAACAGAGGACTCAGTGAGAGGATAAACGAGATGTTGCAGTTGAGCTATAGTCGTTTCAAAGGGGAGGATGGCAAGGAGGTGAAGTCATTGTTACGCCTATGTGTTGTTTATGGTGTCTCTAAGCCCTCTCTTGAAAACTTGGTGAGGTATAGCGTGGGTTCGAGGTTATTTCGAGAAGATAGCAGCATGGAAGAAGTGAGAGACAGGTTGAGCTCACTGATCCAAACCCTGAAAGCCTCTTCCTTTTTGTTAGCAGACGAGAAAGATGCTGATGTTTTCAAGATACACGACTTGGTTCGTGGATTCGTTGCCTCGGTAGCTTCAAGAGATGACCCTCTTCTGGTgttgaaaaatcatgataagTCAGTGATAGAGTTGCCgaaggacaagctcaaaagttgCACATCGTTATGCTTTCCCTACGTCGACATGGAGGAGCTTCCTGAAGAGTTAGATTGCCCTGAAATgcggatctttttgttgttcacaAACAATGGATCTCTTAAGGTCCCAAGCTCATGTTTCAACTCTATGAGAAAACTCATGGTCTTACATCTTTCTCGGGTGCGGCTCACTCGTTCACCTTCGCCATTCCAATTCTTGGAGAACTTACACACTCTGTGCCTAAATGATTGTTCGTTAGAGGATGTAGCCATGATCAGCGAGCTAAAACGGCTATGTGTTCTCAGCTTTGCCAACTCGAAAATTCAAcaattgccaaaagaaattggaCAATTGGTGGAGCTGCGGTTGTTAGACTTAAACCATTGCTCAAAACTTGagataattgaaccgggtgtGCTTGGGAGCTTGATGAAATTGGAGGAGCTGTATATGGAGAATAGTTTTGATCGTTGGAATGCCGTGGAGCAAACTCCACCCACTAATGCCGGTCTTATTGAGTTGAATAACTTGAAGAATCTCTGCACTTTGCATGTGTCCATTCTCGATCCGAGTGTGCTCCCGCAGGATCTAAACGTCGAGAAACTAACCAAGTACCAAATCCGGATAGGTGATGTGCCACGTTGGCAGAGTCACAATGTGTCGAGCACATTGGAGTTGTCGAGCACATTGGAGCTTCGATTGGATCCAATGAGCGATATTCTTCGGAAAGGATGCATACAGACTTTATTAGGCAAAACTGACGGTCTCTTTTTAGACGGATTAAATGGAATTGAGCAAAGTATTTGCGCGTTATCGCAGAAAGGCTTTCCGAAATTAAAGCACCTACAGGTCGAGAATAGTCCTTCCGTCCATCACGTCCTCCAATTACCATCACATACAGAGTTTCGGATGTTGGAGTTATTACTTTTCCATAACCTCATCAACTTGGAAAAGATATGCAACAACCACATCTCCTCCAATTCCTTCAGTGCATTAAAGGTAGTACGAGTTGAAAACTGCGACaagatggaagttttgtttcctctttcattattgagagaacttccacagcttgaagagatccaagttgTCAACTGCCACTTAATGCGAGAGATTGTAGAAGTGGATGATTGTGGAAAACTTGAGTTGCGGAATTTGCATGTCTTGAACTTGTGTGATCTGCCAAATATGAAGAACTTTTGCACCGCAGGGATGGCCCCTTCAAGTTGTACATCAAACGACCATGTTGGCACTCAAGTTGCATTCTTCAATgggcaacag GTTGCGTTTCCTAGCTTGGAGACACTACGCATCTGGTGTATGAATAGTATTGATATaatatgggacaatcaagttGCTACGGAGTCTTTCCGCAAACTAAAGTCACTCAGCATTTATGGATGCGACAAGCTT GGATTATCAAAGCTAAAGCGTGTATGGGACAAGGAACTTCACAGTCAAGTCAAATTCCAGTGTCTCCGTTCCGTTACCGTTTCCGAATGCGagagcctcacctctctgttTCCAGCCTCAGTAGCTAGGGATCTAACGCAACTTGAGGAGTTGAAGATCGATGAATGTGGTGGCATTGTGGAACTCATCGAGAAGGACGGACTAGATCCTAGGGAT CTAAGCGACATTGTGGAAGCCAAAGAAGGCCCAAGGCACGAGCTAAAAGCAATACcaccattttccagattttttcaacatctcaagactctagatgtgtcattttgtgatgggttatcaaagatgttcacaccaacaatagctggaaatttggtggaactcacgaaattgaggataagtaaatgcaaaatgttgacagaagtcatttgtgacgatggaggtgaggaggggcttgtggtggttttcaatcaattgaagtatatggagcttgatgggttgatgGGGTTGAGATGTTTCAGCTCAAGTAAATACGCTTTAATGTTTCCACTCgtggaagatgtcattgtgactGGATGTCCTAGCATGAAGTTCTTCTCCGAGGGACCAATAAATACGCCAAAGTTGGAGAGAGTACAAGTCTCAACAGAAGCGTGGTTttgggaggaaaacctcaacatcaccatccaaaatatgtttaaagaaatg GCTACGGTTGCCGGAGTAAAGTTTATGCAACTGTCTGAGTTTCCTgagctaattgaaaaatggcaCGGCGAACTTATTCCCATCAAGCCCTCTTGGCAATTAGAGTCACTCGTAGTGGATAAATGTCCATCATTTACTAACGCTATTCCATTCAGATTGATACCTGTTTTAAACGAAGTGCAAAGATTGCAAGTGTGCGATTGCGAGTTGCTAGAAGAAGTATTCAATCTTGAAGGGCTGGAGGGCGTGCGAAGCACTCGGGTGCTACCTAGTTTACGATTTCTAGATTTGGTCAATCTACCAAAGTTGTGGCGACTATGGAACAACCATCTTCAAGGGATGCTGCGCTTCAATATGATATTTAGTCTCATcctttataaatgcagcaacttgagacatgctttcactccatTGATGGCTCGGTGTTTTGCCAATCTATGGGTgatggaaataaaggagtgtggtcaaatggaaggagtgatcgcagaggaagaagggcaaggAAGCGCAGTAGAGAAGATTACATTCCCGTATCTTTATCGGATGAAGCTGGAATGTTTGCCCAATATGACTAGTTTTCTCTCGGGGAAGAATCATCGGCTGGAATGCCCTAGTTTAGAAGAGTTGACCATCGCAAACTGtcccaagatgagaagtttAACTTGGCAACCTTTGATGGAGATCGACCACCGCACTCCTTCACTTTTTACTCCGGAG gtacaatttcctaAGCTTAAGTCGATGTTTCTCACTCATAtggaaaatttaagcaaaatatggatGGATAGTCCTCGAGATACTCtcacttttgaacatttacgGGAAGTGAAGGTTGAGAATTGTAAGagccttgaaaatctgtttccgcattgggtggctacaagtctaaaCCAATTGAAGAAACTTCGAGTGGAGTTTTGTGCAATCGAGGAAATAGTTGCAAGTGGGGATAACAATCCACACTCCACTACTGCTCAAGTACTTTTCCCGCAATTAACCTCTCCGATGTTCCATGATATGCCACAACTCAAGAGTTTCTGCCCCAATTTGCCTACTTTGAACTGGCCATTCATGAAGGAATTTCGAGTGACACATTGTGACAAACCGAACATGTTTCCTTCGGTGGCAACCATGAACAAGTGGCCTCAGAGCGATGATCATCAAGACATTTCAAACCAAGAAACACactcttcatttgagaag tttgacaacattatttccagCCAAGATATCCTCTCAGAATTTGACGGAGCTAGTGGTGATGAATTCCTCCGGATTGGTACATCTAGGGACAGCTTCAACGATCGCAAGTTTGGTGCATCTAACCGAGATGACGGTAAtaggatgtga